The Flammeovirga agarivorans genome has a window encoding:
- a CDS encoding LysR family transcriptional regulator: MVNLEWYRTFKEVYENGTLTKAANALYSSQPGVSVHLNALEAYIGKKLFERTSRKMIPTEEGKFLYEYIIASIEKLEKAEQHFRRTTQERKPSLHIGMCSEMFQLILEDEVPHFQFDLIAKFGSHIDLIKDLNNGLLDLVITPKTPDIKNSTIKYTPFSKERIVMIAGNKVDTDAISKLIQDKKWKELDTALQENTWYSASNEMEHFRRFWFENLNKKPGFKPNFILPNITSIIRCLYHAEGLALVPDFLCKQAIADKKIKLVWEGKVSTDNTLYFASRSNLKSKEELNIIEDIFVNKFNEIASIEYHK, from the coding sequence ATGGTAAATTTAGAATGGTATAGAACCTTTAAAGAGGTTTATGAAAATGGCACACTAACAAAAGCAGCCAATGCATTATATTCTTCTCAACCAGGTGTAAGTGTACACCTCAATGCATTGGAAGCTTATATAGGAAAAAAACTATTTGAAAGGACTTCCAGAAAAATGATTCCTACAGAAGAGGGTAAGTTTCTCTATGAATATATTATTGCATCTATTGAAAAATTAGAAAAAGCGGAACAACACTTTAGAAGGACTACACAAGAAAGAAAACCATCGCTACATATTGGGATGTGTTCAGAGATGTTTCAACTGATTTTAGAAGATGAAGTACCTCATTTTCAGTTTGACCTTATTGCTAAGTTTGGAAGCCATATAGACCTTATTAAAGATTTGAATAATGGCTTATTAGATTTAGTGATTACTCCAAAAACTCCTGATATTAAAAACAGTACCATTAAATATACTCCATTTTCGAAAGAAAGAATCGTGATGATTGCCGGTAATAAAGTAGATACGGATGCAATCTCAAAGCTAATTCAAGATAAAAAATGGAAAGAACTGGATACCGCTTTACAAGAAAATACTTGGTATAGTGCGTCTAATGAAATGGAACATTTTAGACGTTTTTGGTTTGAGAATTTAAATAAAAAACCAGGTTTTAAACCCAATTTTATTCTACCAAATATCACATCTATTATACGATGTTTGTATCATGCTGAAGGCTTGGCTTTAGTCCCTGACTTTTTATGTAAGCAAGCGATTGCAGATAAAAAAATCAAACTGGTTTGGGAAGGCAAGGTTAGTACTGATAACACTTTATATTTTGCCTCAAGATCAAATTTAAAATCAAAAGAGGAGCTCAATATTATAGAGGATATTTTTGTCAATAAATTCAATGAAATTGCTTCTATTGAGTATCACAAGTAA
- the pafA gene encoding alkaline phosphatase PafA, whose protein sequence is MKRLSNKLNFFVLLSILCNYSIAQTPEENPKLIVGIVVDQMRYDYISRYWSKYSDGGFKRLFNEGFSTSNGYFNYAPTKTGPGHASIYTGTTPAYHGIVANEYYSRDEQKEVYCADDENENTIGADTQDGKMSPRRLMATTWTDELKLATNQQSKIISISMKNRGAVFPAGHLADGAFWLDDSTGNWISSSFYMDKLPQWVAEENEGKRRIDEFAAMKWETLLPMDAYTESISDDNNYEKLFPGEKTSTFPHDLKKIIKAAKKNKFGYVKKSPYGNTLTTELALKAIEVENLGRNSSTDALLLSYSSTDKIGHMFAPASIEVEDTYLRLDLELKELFETLDKKIGMENVVIFLTADHGGSHNPQYLKDLKLPSDFYDEEAILAEVENELSKTYGAGKWIVYGGVSEIYLNRPLIKQKGLQLIEVQTKVADLMLSHSCFRDVLIGENLRLNEYQKGYTALYDNSYNVRNSPDVIGVFAGNYYDKHSKKGTGHSTAFTYDTHIPIMMMGWKIPHKVSDQKVYITDIAPTICSFLHINPPSACYYNPIQGILK, encoded by the coding sequence ATGAAGAGACTATCTAACAAATTAAACTTTTTCGTTCTTTTAAGCATTTTGTGTAATTATAGTATTGCACAGACTCCAGAAGAAAACCCAAAATTAATTGTAGGCATCGTCGTCGACCAAATGCGCTATGATTATATTTCTAGATACTGGTCCAAATATTCCGACGGAGGCTTTAAGAGATTATTCAACGAGGGTTTTTCTACATCAAACGGATACTTTAATTATGCGCCGACCAAAACAGGGCCAGGGCATGCTTCCATCTATACAGGTACTACACCTGCTTACCATGGTATTGTAGCCAATGAATATTATAGCAGAGATGAGCAGAAAGAAGTGTATTGTGCCGATGATGAAAATGAAAATACAATAGGCGCCGATACACAAGATGGAAAGATGTCTCCTCGCAGATTAATGGCAACTACTTGGACAGATGAACTGAAATTGGCGACCAATCAGCAATCGAAAATTATATCCATCAGTATGAAAAATAGAGGAGCAGTATTTCCTGCTGGCCACTTGGCTGATGGTGCTTTCTGGTTGGATGATAGCACAGGCAATTGGATCTCAAGTTCTTTCTATATGGATAAATTACCACAATGGGTGGCCGAAGAGAACGAAGGTAAAAGGAGAATTGATGAATTTGCGGCCATGAAATGGGAAACATTACTTCCTATGGATGCCTATACAGAAAGTATAAGTGATGACAATAACTACGAGAAGTTATTTCCGGGTGAAAAAACATCTACTTTCCCTCATGATCTTAAGAAGATTATTAAAGCAGCTAAGAAAAACAAGTTTGGGTATGTAAAGAAGAGCCCTTACGGAAATACCCTAACAACTGAACTAGCATTAAAAGCTATTGAAGTAGAAAATTTAGGAAGAAACTCATCGACAGATGCCCTTTTATTGAGCTACTCATCAACAGATAAGATTGGCCATATGTTCGCTCCAGCTTCTATCGAAGTGGAAGATACCTATCTTCGATTAGACCTTGAATTAAAGGAATTATTCGAAACTTTGGATAAGAAAATAGGAATGGAAAATGTTGTAATTTTCTTAACCGCAGACCATGGTGGATCACATAATCCACAATATTTAAAGGACCTAAAATTACCTTCAGACTTTTATGATGAAGAAGCAATTTTAGCAGAAGTAGAAAATGAGCTAAGTAAGACCTATGGGGCAGGGAAATGGATTGTTTATGGAGGTGTTTCTGAAATCTATCTAAATAGACCGTTGATTAAACAAAAGGGATTACAGCTGATTGAAGTACAAACGAAAGTTGCTGATTTGATGCTTTCCCATTCTTGTTTTAGGGACGTTTTAATTGGTGAGAATTTAAGGTTAAATGAGTATCAAAAAGGGTATACTGCTTTATACGATAATAGCTATAACGTAAGGAACTCACCAGATGTGATTGGTGTATTTGCAGGGAATTATTATGATAAACATAGCAAAAAAGGAACTGGACATAGTACTGCCTTTACGTATGATACTCATATTCCTATCATGATGATGGGCTGGAAAATCCCTCATAAAGTGTCTGATCAAAAAGTATATATCACAGATATTGCTCCAACTATTTGTTCTTTCTTACACATCAATCCACCATCAGCTTGTTACTATAATCCCATTCAAGGGATATTAAAATAA
- a CDS encoding NAD(P)H-dependent oxidoreductase, whose product MKNIFIINAAHPFAHSGGKFNKTLSEFTSEYFSSKEEYQVRTTQIGDAYDPDAEVENFKWADVVVYHVPIWWFQVPNGFKEYIDQVFTAGHQNGIYKHDGRSRKNPEINYGTGGQLHGKKYILTTSWNAPHTAFTMENEFFQQKSVDEGVMFGFHRMNAFTGMELIDTHHFYDMEKNADVPKELQNYNTFLSQLSI is encoded by the coding sequence ATGAAAAACATATTTATTATCAACGCAGCACACCCATTCGCACATTCAGGAGGAAAGTTTAATAAAACATTATCAGAATTTACAAGTGAGTACTTTTCTTCGAAAGAAGAATACCAAGTCAGAACAACTCAAATTGGTGATGCATATGACCCAGACGCGGAAGTAGAAAACTTTAAATGGGCAGATGTAGTTGTTTATCATGTGCCCATCTGGTGGTTCCAAGTACCGAACGGTTTTAAAGAATATATCGATCAAGTATTTACAGCAGGTCATCAGAATGGTATCTACAAACATGATGGAAGAAGCCGTAAAAATCCCGAAATCAATTATGGTACTGGTGGACAACTTCATGGAAAAAAATATATATTGACTACAAGCTGGAATGCACCACATACCGCATTTACTATGGAAAATGAGTTTTTCCAACAAAAAAGCGTAGATGAAGGTGTTATGTTTGGATTCCACAGAATGAATGCGTTTACAGGCATGGAACTAATCGATACTCATCATTTCTATGACATGGAAAAAAATGCAGATGTTCCTAAAGAACTTCAAAACTATAATACCTTTTTAAGCCAACTGTCTATATAA
- a CDS encoding carbohydrate porin — protein MKKAILSILFLLNCIVVYSQEEKTEGYQNEDQMGGPKSIGSQLEENNNKYTFEYRYPIKVMKGWYDLKQKINDNYGIQFGVNYTSLYVHSTETITSDNNPNAASGILDIQAGWTFLNRKKGKNTGTLYFKIDSRHNYNGRDATSPMFHGIFESGYYGLPGVGYNDYTIRMRELNWQQNLFDNKLIFVVGKVDVTNYFNFHGLVVPWQHFIGYGSSVSGTVNWADPGLGGVFSYRPTESFYIMAGITDVRGELYEDGKFLDFGNYFSDGRFEYLVEVGYVPTFAERYFKKISVTAWLSDSYTTTTGSAIGQGQGIAFSSHWFFKDRFAPYVRFGFSNGVGENAFYKKDVQIGHGLRFRNYDLLGTSVSWNQPNVDGAKDQYTAEVFYRFNLTAHFEVTPSAQFVQNPTFNPEANNLFYFGIRGRITL, from the coding sequence ATGAAAAAAGCTATACTCTCAATCTTATTTCTTCTGAACTGTATTGTTGTATACTCACAAGAAGAAAAAACGGAAGGTTACCAGAATGAAGACCAAATGGGTGGTCCAAAATCTATTGGTAGTCAACTAGAAGAAAATAACAATAAGTACACTTTTGAGTACCGCTACCCCATTAAAGTAATGAAGGGGTGGTACGATCTTAAGCAAAAAATTAATGACAATTACGGTATTCAATTCGGAGTGAATTATACTAGTTTATATGTTCATTCTACTGAGACGATTACTTCAGATAATAATCCAAATGCGGCAAGTGGAATTTTAGATATACAAGCCGGGTGGACTTTCCTAAACCGTAAAAAAGGAAAAAACACGGGTACGCTTTATTTTAAAATTGACTCTCGACATAACTACAATGGAAGAGATGCTACTTCACCTATGTTTCATGGTATTTTTGAATCAGGCTATTATGGTTTGCCAGGTGTAGGTTACAATGACTATACAATTCGTATGAGAGAATTGAACTGGCAACAGAACCTATTTGATAACAAACTCATCTTTGTGGTTGGTAAAGTAGATGTTACCAATTATTTCAATTTCCATGGATTAGTTGTTCCATGGCAACACTTTATCGGTTATGGTTCTTCTGTATCAGGTACAGTGAATTGGGCTGATCCAGGTTTGGGTGGAGTATTTTCTTATCGTCCAACGGAGTCTTTCTATATTATGGCCGGGATTACAGATGTAAGAGGAGAGTTGTATGAAGATGGGAAATTTCTAGATTTTGGAAATTATTTCTCGGATGGAAGGTTTGAATACCTAGTAGAAGTGGGATACGTACCGACGTTTGCAGAACGTTATTTCAAGAAAATTTCTGTGACCGCATGGTTATCTGATAGTTACACAACAACGACAGGAAGTGCAATTGGTCAAGGTCAAGGTATTGCTTTTTCTTCTCATTGGTTCTTCAAAGATCGATTCGCACCGTATGTCCGTTTTGGATTCTCTAATGGGGTAGGTGAAAATGCTTTTTACAAAAAGGATGTTCAAATTGGTCATGGACTACGCTTTAGAAACTATGACCTGTTAGGGACATCTGTAAGTTGGAATCAGCCAAATGTTGATGGTGCAAAAGACCAGTATACTGCAGAGGTATTCTATCGTTTTAATCTTACCGCCCACTTTGAAGTAACTCCAAGTGCTCAATTTGTTCAGAACCCAACTTTCAACCCAGAAGCTAATAACCTCTTTTACTTTGGTATTCGAGGTAGAATAACCCTATAA
- a CDS encoding outer membrane beta-barrel protein, which produces MISTFRKFFLISILLTASVTVSYGQAAILVLIFGDKVASENFHLSLDVGANTSFYENAPGDTQIGWNFGLGTHTKISDKFQLVGEFKMVSDRSRRNTPRILPVPDFADTLISKSSTSWDVRYFDIPILVRYSLSDSWHLSTGPQFSFKAKATEITELDLTNGNEATINQNIKDSFRSVNYNWAFEVVKSFGKVREGKGLDVRLRYVLGMSNVFSDQVSLTSRVDVLQFIVTIPFIETNPQN; this is translated from the coding sequence ATGATCTCAACTTTTCGCAAGTTCTTTCTTATTAGCATTTTATTGACAGCCAGTGTAACTGTTAGTTATGGTCAGGCGGCTATCTTGGTTTTAATTTTTGGAGATAAAGTAGCTTCTGAAAATTTTCACCTCAGTTTGGATGTGGGGGCAAATACTTCTTTTTATGAGAATGCTCCCGGTGATACTCAAATTGGTTGGAACTTTGGTCTGGGGACACATACTAAAATCTCGGATAAGTTTCAGTTAGTTGGTGAGTTTAAAATGGTGAGTGACCGTAGTAGAAGAAATACTCCTCGTATTTTACCTGTTCCTGATTTTGCGGATACACTGATTTCTAAAAGCTCTACCTCATGGGATGTAAGATACTTTGATATTCCAATATTAGTACGCTATTCTTTATCGGATAGTTGGCACTTGAGTACAGGCCCCCAATTTTCATTTAAAGCCAAAGCAACAGAAATAACAGAGCTAGATCTTACGAATGGCAATGAAGCGACAATCAATCAAAATATTAAAGATTCATTCCGTTCAGTGAATTATAATTGGGCTTTTGAGGTAGTAAAAAGTTTTGGAAAAGTAAGAGAAGGAAAGGGTTTAGATGTAAGGCTACGATATGTTTTGGGTATGTCCAATGTATTTAGTGACCAAGTCTCGTTAACATCAAGAGTAGATGTTTTACAATTTATCGTTACCATTCCTTTTATAGAAACAAACCCACAAAACTAA
- a CDS encoding ABC transporter permease — MKTIIYLSYKSIKYRRYTFLLSVLSIAVSITLLLSVLKLKHQVRESFVDGIQGIDLIVGARNSEISLLLYSIYHIGSPNNNVSEQYYQKLKSNKNTRWIAPFSMGDSHKGFPVIGTTYSYFNQLEKPDMVISDDLKSNHIIIGAKVANELGYKIGDQLILSHGNGEHSFIDHEHIHFRVSKILPLQGTHLDKSLFIGIEQMGEMHQQFHSQVFDPFDDTSIDQKKSYSGLILSVKEKNGLLGLQRTINDDKVEALTAILPAVTVLELFEFIAPIEKALIMISIIVFIVAVIGLMTTVLTSLNERKKEMAILRSLGASHIQIFFLIVVETCGITLIGEVLGIVIYQCSILVLSPYITLKTGITLTHHFEWIEIISLLLLFLTSIIFGFIPAYQNYKNSLHKNLIIAY; from the coding sequence TTGAAAACAATCATTTACCTTTCATATAAAAGTATCAAGTACCGTAGATATACGTTCTTACTCAGTGTTCTTTCAATCGCTGTGAGTATCACTTTATTGCTGAGTGTATTGAAGTTAAAGCATCAGGTAAGGGAAAGTTTTGTAGATGGTATACAAGGTATAGATTTGATTGTTGGGGCTAGAAACAGTGAAATTTCCTTATTACTTTACAGTATCTATCATATTGGGTCACCGAATAATAATGTAAGTGAGCAATATTATCAGAAGCTAAAATCAAATAAAAATACTCGATGGATCGCTCCTTTTTCTATGGGTGATTCTCACAAAGGTTTTCCAGTTATTGGTACTACTTATTCGTATTTCAATCAATTAGAAAAGCCTGATATGGTGATATCAGATGATTTAAAAAGTAACCATATCATCATAGGGGCTAAAGTAGCGAATGAGCTAGGATATAAAATAGGAGACCAATTAATATTATCTCATGGGAATGGAGAACATAGTTTTATTGACCATGAGCATATTCATTTTAGAGTGTCCAAGATTCTTCCTTTACAAGGGACACATCTCGATAAATCATTATTTATTGGTATTGAACAAATGGGAGAGATGCATCAGCAGTTTCACTCGCAAGTGTTTGATCCTTTTGATGATACATCTATTGACCAAAAGAAATCTTACAGCGGATTAATTTTGAGTGTAAAGGAGAAGAATGGTTTACTTGGATTACAAAGAACGATCAATGATGATAAAGTCGAAGCACTAACGGCCATCTTACCGGCAGTAACAGTTTTAGAACTTTTTGAATTTATTGCTCCAATTGAGAAGGCATTAATAATGATCTCAATAATTGTATTTATTGTAGCTGTAATTGGTTTAATGACCACAGTATTGACCAGTTTAAATGAAAGAAAAAAGGAGATGGCTATTCTTCGTTCTCTGGGTGCAAGTCATATTCAGATTTTCTTCTTGATCGTTGTTGAAACTTGTGGTATCACTCTAATTGGTGAAGTATTAGGCATTGTGATTTATCAATGTTCAATTTTAGTGTTATCGCCATATATAACATTAAAAACAGGAATCACTTTAACACATCATTTTGAGTGGATTGAAATAATATCACTGCTCTTACTCTTTTTAACTAGTATTATATTCGGATTTATTCCGGCATATCAAAATTATAAAAACTCACTTCATAAAAATTTGATTATTGCTTATTAA
- a CDS encoding TolC family protein: MKQLVACFSILVIALQGAVAQDIMDIKKYREKVVEYNQDIRSAQLGVQAADANIKAAESDKGPRIDAGVKYNYTGRPFDPTNLKPVGAPADEWLPIHHNYNANVTIRQDIYNGGRVKSNVRLQESKKDIQLAVENLTGNELVHYADQHYWQSVGRKEFLALAQEYKVSVEKLVEVAKNKYDAEIVSKNDLLMAQVKLNDADLQVLQAENELKVSIMELNRLMGVDVNIPTAIQDSVKFENFVFNTNNVVERGLTQRGELKQAEAEVRASQALKDLTASKYKGSLHVYAKGLYGAPSPQFGRGAEGNYYAGIGFAMPIYHGGKKKREIAAKTIQTNIAVLQKEKVTDQIVLDISEAQYLLDESTKRVILTENSLSNANENLHLITDRYQDGLAPIIEVINAQINWQAAYVAYINAKVNHMVKRSNLIRATGELYN; the protein is encoded by the coding sequence ATGAAACAATTAGTTGCATGTTTTTCCATATTAGTTATCGCCCTTCAGGGGGCGGTAGCTCAAGACATCATGGATATCAAAAAATATAGAGAAAAGGTAGTGGAATACAATCAAGATATTCGCTCTGCCCAATTAGGTGTACAAGCTGCAGATGCTAATATCAAGGCGGCCGAATCCGATAAAGGTCCTAGAATTGATGCTGGTGTAAAATACAATTATACAGGCAGACCTTTTGATCCCACAAACCTAAAGCCTGTGGGTGCTCCCGCAGATGAATGGCTTCCTATTCATCATAACTACAATGCCAATGTTACTATCAGACAGGATATATATAATGGTGGTAGAGTGAAGTCAAATGTAAGACTTCAAGAATCGAAAAAAGATATCCAGCTGGCAGTCGAAAACCTAACAGGAAATGAATTGGTACATTATGCTGATCAACATTATTGGCAATCTGTAGGTCGAAAGGAGTTTCTTGCTTTAGCTCAAGAGTATAAGGTTTCAGTAGAAAAATTAGTAGAAGTGGCCAAGAATAAATATGACGCTGAGATTGTCAGCAAAAATGATCTATTAATGGCTCAGGTGAAGCTCAACGATGCTGATTTACAGGTCTTACAAGCAGAAAACGAACTGAAGGTTTCTATTATGGAATTAAACAGATTGATGGGTGTTGATGTCAATATTCCAACAGCTATTCAAGATAGTGTAAAGTTTGAAAATTTTGTATTCAACACCAATAATGTAGTAGAAAGAGGATTAACACAAAGAGGGGAATTAAAACAAGCAGAAGCTGAAGTTAGAGCTTCGCAAGCCCTAAAAGACCTTACTGCCTCTAAATACAAAGGCTCATTACATGTATATGCTAAAGGATTGTATGGTGCTCCATCACCTCAATTTGGAAGAGGTGCCGAAGGAAACTATTATGCAGGAATTGGTTTTGCCATGCCGATATATCATGGTGGGAAGAAGAAAAGAGAAATAGCAGCAAAAACTATTCAGACAAATATTGCAGTTCTACAAAAAGAAAAAGTTACGGATCAGATTGTTTTGGATATCAGTGAAGCACAATACCTATTGGATGAATCAACTAAACGTGTGATACTTACTGAGAATTCTTTATCCAACGCCAATGAAAACTTGCATTTGATTACAGATCGATATCAAGACGGGTTAGCCCCTATTATTGAGGTGATCAATGCTCAGATTAATTGGCAGGCGGCTTATGTCGCTTACATTAACGCAAAAGTGAACCATATGGTAAAACGTTCTAATTTAATTAGAGCCACCGGTGAACTTTACAACTAA
- a CDS encoding sugar phosphate isomerase/epimerase family protein, with protein sequence MKLDTSILDKIGLQLWTVRHELEKNPECCLQKLYELGYRRFEGMHLQQVASLQEYTSNIGLEIKSSFFQWPYLTNNWALANKRGIHKIKGIETIDALIDFAYQLGINHLTLGYLLEEERSIDDFKKWADALNQMGEKCKEANITLSYHHHAFEFIEDNHTTPFQILIDRLENELVKFEIDVFWLKAAGIHPIQMLKNLEHRVSSIHLKDIHSFHEKRYDDQKMPQDQYVPLGKGIIDFPTILQEAERQKVSRYFIEQDYSQDTYESIKTSLMYIKSLF encoded by the coding sequence ATGAAATTAGATACATCAATATTAGATAAAATTGGCCTTCAATTATGGACTGTTCGTCATGAATTAGAAAAAAATCCAGAATGCTGTTTACAGAAATTATATGAATTGGGTTATAGAAGATTCGAAGGTATGCACTTACAACAGGTTGCCTCCCTACAAGAATACACTTCAAACATTGGTCTAGAAATAAAAAGTTCGTTCTTTCAATGGCCGTATCTTACCAACAATTGGGCGTTGGCAAATAAAAGAGGAATCCATAAAATCAAAGGAATAGAAACTATTGATGCACTTATCGATTTTGCCTACCAATTAGGTATCAATCACCTTACCTTAGGATACTTACTTGAAGAAGAAAGATCCATCGATGATTTTAAGAAGTGGGCAGACGCACTCAATCAAATGGGTGAAAAATGTAAAGAAGCAAACATCACATTATCCTATCATCACCATGCCTTTGAATTTATAGAAGATAACCATACTACACCTTTTCAAATTTTAATAGATCGTTTAGAAAATGAATTAGTTAAGTTTGAAATAGATGTCTTTTGGTTAAAAGCTGCAGGTATCCATCCGATACAAATGTTGAAGAATTTAGAGCATAGAGTCTCTTCTATTCATCTAAAGGATATTCATTCTTTTCATGAAAAAAGATATGATGACCAAAAAATGCCGCAAGATCAATATGTACCTCTTGGAAAAGGGATTATTGATTTCCCAACAATACTCCAAGAAGCTGAAAGGCAAAAAGTAAGTCGCTACTTTATTGAACAAGATTATTCTCAGGATACTTACGAAAGTATTAAAACAAGTCTGATGTACATTAAAAGTCTGTTTTAG
- a CDS encoding DcaP family trimeric outer membrane transporter, protein MKYYTTLFLAFFSCSLFAQESDNLSTPNTTFKFGGYVKADFLFTNFHNGELPRTSPMRDIHFPAQIPVGEEDSFKDTDFHVKESRFNFDVKTTKLGKEIHGFLELDFMLSGQGNENVSNSYAPRLRHFYFEWDRMLFGQTWTNFMVVVIPNDLDFSGAPEGIVFVRQPQIRYKYKTWSFSIENPNTTITTNDVTNIATANSYIPDITAKKKFPLKKGFVSVAGIVRTLFSSQPEDYKSFGFGITSGGLIKVGEKGDDFRFMATYGNGLGRYIALGFLSAGYDNDTSLENISSINGYVAYNHYWSKVLSSSFNVSGLTSDNPSNINPQANKVAYSASVNLKYEPIKEMLLGIEFNYGYRELVDNTSGAFSRIQLAARYKFGYHNSETSEKYIK, encoded by the coding sequence ATGAAATACTACACTACACTCTTTCTAGCATTTTTCTCTTGTTCGTTATTTGCCCAAGAATCTGATAATCTTTCTACTCCCAATACAACGTTTAAGTTTGGTGGGTATGTGAAAGCTGATTTTTTATTTACGAACTTTCATAATGGTGAGCTACCAAGAACAAGTCCAATGCGAGACATTCATTTTCCTGCGCAAATACCCGTTGGAGAAGAAGACTCGTTTAAGGATACCGACTTTCATGTCAAAGAATCAAGATTTAATTTTGATGTAAAAACTACCAAGTTAGGGAAAGAAATCCATGGTTTTCTTGAATTGGATTTTATGCTTTCAGGTCAAGGAAATGAAAATGTATCGAATTCATATGCGCCGAGATTAAGACACTTTTACTTTGAATGGGATCGTATGTTATTTGGGCAAACTTGGACCAACTTTATGGTAGTAGTGATCCCTAATGATTTGGACTTTTCTGGAGCACCTGAAGGAATTGTTTTTGTGAGACAGCCTCAGATAAGATATAAATACAAGACATGGTCGTTCTCAATAGAAAACCCAAATACAACAATCACAACAAACGATGTGACCAATATCGCAACAGCCAATAGCTATATTCCAGATATTACTGCAAAAAAGAAATTTCCATTGAAAAAAGGATTTGTTTCTGTTGCTGGAATAGTAAGGACTTTATTTAGCTCACAGCCCGAAGATTATAAGAGTTTTGGTTTTGGAATCACTTCTGGTGGCTTAATAAAGGTAGGAGAAAAAGGGGATGATTTTCGTTTTATGGCGACTTATGGAAATGGCTTGGGTAGATATATTGCATTAGGTTTTTTAAGTGCTGGATATGACAACGATACATCTCTGGAAAATATTTCTTCTATCAATGGTTATGTTGCTTATAATCACTACTGGTCTAAAGTCTTAAGTTCATCTTTTAATGTTTCTGGACTTACGTCAGATAATCCTTCAAATATCAACCCACAAGCCAATAAAGTAGCGTATAGTGCATCCGTCAACTTAAAATATGAACCGATAAAAGAAATGCTTTTAGGTATAGAGTTTAATTATGGATATAGAGAATTGGTGGATAATACATCAGGAGCATTTTCGAGAATACAATTAGCCGCTAGGTATAAGTTCGGTTACCATAATTCTGAAACATCAGAGAAATATATAAAGTAA